agtgagtgagtgccgttttgggggggggggctgTTTGCCCAGCTGTGAGCTCTGGCACATGAGTGTTCTGGTGATACTCAGGCACCAGTGCTGAAATCCcatgggaatgctgctggagcagtgggtCCTCACTGGGGCAAATGGGCACTCGGCTTCCTGTAGGTTTAGGTCTTTCACCACCAGCTTTCCTCTGCCACCACTGGTGCTGGCTCGTGTCCCCATTTATCCTGTTATCTGGCAGTAGGCGGGGATTATCCTCCAATTTCGCCATGCAGGATCCAGTGGGACACAGACTGGGACCATGAACTTCATTTTTAACGACGGTGATTAGCTGTTCTGTGGTTATCAGGGTAATCAGGTTTCTAGACCTTGCTCCGGTGGGGCGTATTGGCATACGTGGAATTTTATGGCATGAAAATTCACCTTAGTGACTTCATGTGGGAGTGGGGAACACTGGGACGACACCCAGTCCAGgccttctcctgtccctgcccttaTCCCGTGACCGTTAATCAGatctcctggcactgccaacTTTCCTGCAGCCAAACCTCAGGATGTGAGCTTTTAATCTCCCTCTGGACCGTGAATTTCGTGGCATTTTGCATTCTCCCCAGGCTGGGCATTTTGTCCCACCGGGAAGAGCCAAGGGGCAGCCTCTTGCCTCTGGCTCAGCTGAGATCCTGTTAGCCACTCAGCTACTGAGTAACATGGGTGGCCCCGTGCCTACCGTGCACATTAACTCATTTCCACAACCAGCACATTCCTGTGCCACCCCCTCTGGAGTATCCCCGGTGCAGGGCGTCTGCatccttctgcttctgcagctcagagggAAATGTTGCTCCAGGAAGCGGCAAAACCCCACTGAGTCttgaaggggaggaaaaggaggcgATGGGAGCTGAGGATGCCCCACTGTGGATCAGATGCTCTGTGCATCCAGGCTCCGGATGCACGTGATGTATGAATGCTGCCCGAAGTTACCCCCCTGCTTCTGCACAGCGAGACGCAtggctgcttttcttcttcccagaaCATCTCCTGGGGAGAAGGTAGTGGTATTTATTTGCCTTGCGATTCTGAAGGAATTTTGAGCCTGTGCCAAACGCTGCTTTTTCCACAGAAACTGCAGCGCCCTGGTTTTCCATGCGTCCAAGAGCGCCTGCGGACAGAGAGGGGCTGCGTGGTCCAGCAAAGCCTGTGTAGCTGATGGTTCCTGGGATAATGCCgctgtcctgctgcagagccatgCCTAAGAATGATGGTGCCAAAAAGCCGGCGTCAGAAACAGTGCCAGACCAGCGTTGGAAGCTACAAGTCTTGTACCTCTGCTTCTATGGCTTCATGACACAGATCCGGCCCGGGGAGAGCTTCATCACCCCCTTTCTGCTGAGCGGCGAGAAGAACTTCACAAAGGCAGAGGTGAGCTGTGGGGACCCAGTCCCCCACCCTGATGTCTCCCTTTATGGCCATGGTCACTGTCCAGGGGCTGTCCAGAGCATCCCTCCGTGCTTCTGGGGTTTCACGTGCTGGGCATGGTGATGTGTGGTGACTCGTGCTGATTTCAGGGCAGGGGTGTGGTGTGGGGCCCTGTCTCACCTGGCTGTGAGGTCACCCTGTCCCCTGAGTCCCAGGCTCAACTTGCCCTTGCATAAAACCTCGTGCACAGGCTGGCAACTGATTTTGGGGGCAGTGTGTGAACCCTTGCCCACCTTAGCAGCCTGTGGGATTGCGGGAgggtgctgagctgggagaagCCATGCCCCACCCCCACTGGGGAGACTTTTCCATGATGGCACGGtgcactgccaggctgctggcaaCAACGGGGTTACACGAGGTGGGGCCACAACGTCATCGTCTCCCAACCAAGGGATGCTGGCCCCGATCCCAGCCAGCCGCTGCGCCTCTGGGATCGCTGCATTCCTGGCATGGGAAGGGGCAGAGGCCCAGCCAGGCCCCCAGATGAGCACGCTGTTGGTCACATTCCTCCTCGAGCAGGTGCCATGGAGGTGGTGCCCACACAGTCGGAAGGTTGGGGGGCGTCCCCAGGGATGTGTCTGGTGCTCAGCCCCTCCTTGCCCTCACGGCAGGTGACCAATGTGATCACACCAGTGCTGTCCTACTCCTACATGGCCGTGCTGGTGCCCATCTTCCTGCTGACGGACTACCTGCGCTAcaagcctgtgctggtgctgcagagcctgagCCATATCTCcatctggctgctgctggtgctgggcacCTCTGTCCTGGCCATGCAGCTGATGGAGTTCTTCTACAGCATCACCATGGCCGCCCGCATTGCCTACTCCTCCTACATCTTCTCCCTGGTCGCCCCGTCCCGCTACCAGCGGATGGCCAGTTATTCCCGCTCCGCCGTGCTCCTGGGGGTCTTCACTAGCTCTGTGTTGGGCCAGCTCTGCGTCACCTTCGGCGGCGTCTCCTTCCTCACCCTCAACTACGTCTCCTTGGGCTTCGTTAGCTTCGGCCTCATCCTCACCCTCTTCCTTGAACGGCCGCGGCGCAGCCTCTTCTTCAACCGGCCCAGAGGGGCCAGCGATGCCGCTGTCCCCGCTGAGCTGGACAGGATGGCCGAGGGGGACAGTGGGGTGGTGACACGGGGCTGGCAGGACATGGTGCTGTGCCGTATGCTGCgggagctgggagtgctggCCAGGCAGCCCCAACTCCGCCTCTGGTCTCTGTGGTGGATCTTCAACTCGGCTGGGTACTACCTGATGCTGTACTATGCACACATCCTCTGGAACGAGATCTCTCCCACCACAGACAACCGCCGGGTGTACAATGGAGGCGTGGATGCTGCCTCCACACTGCTGGGTAACTCGCCCGGGATGAggacactggggctgtggggggacACTCACATCCTGCTGCCTCCCGTGGGAATGGCCGGGGACGCCAGAGAGGCAGGGGGtcactgctgtcctgctgcaCCCCTTGGGAGTGATGGTCCTTACAGAATTTTTGGTAGTTTGGCACTGGGGATGACGTGTTGGTCACAGGGCTGGGTCCCAGCCTAGGTAGGGCAGGGGATCCTTGAGATGCTCACAGCATCCTTCATCCCTCTGCAGGTGCCGTCGCCTCCTTTGCTGCTGGCTACGTGAAGATCCGCTGGACGCTGTGGTCAGAGCTGGTGATTGGAGTGGTGACGGCATTCCAGGCGGGACTGCTCCTGCTCATGAACTCCACCACCAACATCTGGCTGTGCTATGCTGCCTACATCCTCTTCCGTGGCTCCCACCAGTTCCTGGTGCCCATTGCCATGTGCGTGGTGCTCCTGGGG
The genomic region above belongs to Sylvia atricapilla isolate bSylAtr1 chromosome 7, bSylAtr1.pri, whole genome shotgun sequence and contains:
- the SLC19A1 gene encoding reduced folate transporter; translated protein: MVPGIMPLSCCRAMPKNDGAKKPASETVPDQRWKLQVLYLCFYGFMTQIRPGESFITPFLLSGEKNFTKAEVTNVITPVLSYSYMAVLVPIFLLTDYLRYKPVLVLQSLSHISIWLLLVLGTSVLAMQLMEFFYSITMAARIAYSSYIFSLVAPSRYQRMASYSRSAVLLGVFTSSVLGQLCVTFGGVSFLTLNYVSLGFVSFGLILTLFLERPRRSLFFNRPRGASDAAVPAELDRMAEGDSGVVTRGWQDMVLCRMLRELGVLARQPQLRLWSLWWIFNSAGYYLMLYYAHILWNEISPTTDNRRVYNGGVDAASTLLGAVASFAAGYVKIRWTLWSELVIGVVTAFQAGLLLLMNSTTNIWLCYAAYILFRGSHQFLVPIAIFQIATSLSKELCALVFGVNTFFATVLKTIITVIVADKRGLGLSVHPQFYVYFGYFTLLAVVYLLAAVRVGVQHSHRRQPVELPLAKELCQLPVEIPAQEKSPEAGTVQA